TAATCATGCTCACCTTGCTGCTGCCTACCTTGGCGATGATTTTGGTAGTCAGCCTGTTACTGATTGCAGTTGGCCTGCATAAAGAAATTCTGAAAGTTCGCATCGCCACCCACGATTAACTAAAAGATGAGGTCTTTCCTATTGAAAATTCGTCATGAAAACGTGCAACCGATTCCCAGATTGCCTTTTAAGTACTACGAACACGATCCCCTAACTTCTATTGCTGTTGCACCACATTGGCACCAGGGAATTGAGCTTAATTATTTGGTCGCCGGGGCTACGCTAAAAGTCGTCACTGATGGAAAAACGACTGAATATCACCCTGGAGATTTATGGGCTATCAATCGCCGGGTCGTCCATAGTACGACCGGCATCGCCACCGCTAATTGGCGTGAATTTGGCCTAATTATTGACGATGATTTTTTACAAACGCAATTGCCGGCTAGTGAGAATTGGCAGCTGGCCTTAAATGGTCCACTGGCTGAAAAGGAACATCCAGCCGCTTACGCTGCTATTCAGCAGGACCTAATGACAATTCATGATAATCTCACCACCGGCCTAACTGACTTATCACGACTCACTATTT
This region of Lactobacillus sp. CBA3605 genomic DNA includes:
- a CDS encoding AraC family transcriptional regulator, yielding MKIRHENVQPIPRLPFKYYEHDPLTSIAVAPHWHQGIELNYLVAGATLKVVTDGKTTEYHPGDLWAINRRVVHSTTGIATANWREFGLIIDDDFLQTQLPASENWQLALNGPLAEKEHPAAYAAIQQDLMTIHDNLTTGLTDLSRLTILSHFYDLLHALATAFNRPTNPNAINPNLNLVDQVMTQINHDYAQPITGATLAATYHVSLTTLNQQFNTNLQLSVNRYLRLIRLMNARRLLLETDRKIDYIAASCGFSNRKTLNRNFQTWKGCTPTAYRQAYTKYHQIDANCL